A section of the Actinomycetes bacterium genome encodes:
- a CDS encoding DUF2293 domain-containing protein: protein MLAFLNFAPQHAELAERIAAETAAHAAVVGSGRVGRTQLLSLEEKAALAAQAHIRHRYTAYEDQLDDLPFEAWDEDDLYREIKGAAHEAVADFLEDHRQR, encoded by the coding sequence GTGCTGGCATTCCTCAACTTCGCTCCGCAGCACGCCGAGCTGGCCGAGCGGATCGCGGCCGAGACTGCGGCGCATGCGGCGGTAGTTGGCAGCGGACGTGTCGGCCGTACCCAACTGCTGAGTCTGGAGGAGAAGGCGGCGCTGGCCGCGCAGGCACACATCCGCCATCGCTATACCGCATACGAAGACCAGCTCGATGACCTGCCGTTCGAGGCATGGGACGAAGACGACCTCTACCGCGAGATCAAGGGCGCCGCGCACGAGGCCGTCGCCGACTTCCTCGAGGACCACCGTCAGCGTTAG
- a CDS encoding transposase — protein MTLGIDLACRADHQASLANERGEFVWSGVRFRTTVADLQGLWSRVPAEAEVTVVLEPTRNAWAALAAWFTRQGARVVMVPSTQSAGLRAYYSKHAKNDRLDSRVLARLPLLHPEGLRPVSGAGPADALRRASRRRGSLVQRRTAVMARLDALVELLGPAWHGVLGSDYEKTAIAVLAHYPDPTQLLGLGPRRLEAFLRKHSRGHWGPAQADALRAAARESIALWDGGMDFAALADDIRAEAAQYLFLDDQIGPVDARIAALVAERDPAGIMTSAPGVGPVVAGIIAGRIGDPRRFSSLAAVRKFGPGPDRHGLGHPVRSRQGRQGR, from the coding sequence GTGACGTTGGGCATCGACCTGGCGTGCCGGGCCGATCATCAGGCCAGCCTGGCCAACGAGCGCGGTGAGTTCGTGTGGTCGGGGGTCCGGTTCCGCACCACGGTCGCGGACCTGCAGGGGCTGTGGTCGCGGGTCCCGGCAGAGGCTGAGGTGACAGTGGTGCTCGAGCCGACCCGTAACGCGTGGGCGGCGCTGGCTGCGTGGTTCACCCGGCAGGGCGCGCGGGTGGTGATGGTGCCCTCGACGCAGTCGGCGGGCCTGCGGGCGTACTACTCCAAGCATGCCAAGAACGACCGGCTGGACTCCCGGGTGCTGGCCCGGCTGCCGCTGCTGCACCCCGAGGGGCTGCGCCCGGTATCGGGCGCCGGGCCGGCGGATGCTCTGCGGCGCGCCAGCCGTCGGAGGGGTTCGCTGGTGCAGCGGCGGACCGCGGTGATGGCCCGACTCGACGCCCTCGTCGAGCTGCTCGGTCCGGCCTGGCACGGCGTGCTGGGCAGCGACTACGAGAAGACCGCGATCGCGGTGCTGGCCCACTACCCTGACCCCACCCAGCTGCTGGGACTGGGACCGAGAAGGCTGGAAGCATTCCTGCGCAAGCACTCCCGCGGCCACTGGGGCCCGGCCCAGGCCGACGCCCTGCGGGCCGCGGCGCGGGAGTCGATCGCGTTGTGGGACGGCGGGATGGACTTCGCGGCTCTGGCTGACGACATCCGCGCCGAGGCCGCCCAGTACTTGTTCCTTGACGACCAGATCGGCCCGGTCGATGCGCGTATCGCCGCCCTGGTCGCCGAACGCGACCCTGCGGGCATCATGACCTCGGCCCCGGGGGTCGGTCCGGTCGTGGCCGGGATCATCGCCGGACGCATCGGGGATCCGCGCCGGTTCAGCAGCCTGGCCGCGGTCCGCAAGTTCGGGCCTGGTCCCGACCGTCACGGCCTCGGGCACCCTGTCCGGAGCCGGCAAGGTCGCCAAGGCCGGTGA